A genomic window from Nocardioides sp. BP30 includes:
- a CDS encoding glycoside hydrolase family 3 C-terminal domain-containing protein, which yields MVSRKPRRAVKTVGIAVAASALATMAVGASASTHASATPPASHGAAVSTPIYLNRSYTPAERAADLISRMSLAEKAQEMNSSQAPAIPRLGIAAWGWWNESNHGVNASTITPTGNATTLTNTTSYPSDLSMGSSWDPQLVYREASLIGDEARDTAPDNRLNLDFYAPTVNLSRDPRWGRNDESWSEDPTLTAALAGQYVDGLQGQTPGGKLPKSANGYYKAIATLKHYAANNSEVNRRTGSSDMDQRTLREYYTKQFADIIEQAHPGSIMSSYNSVNGVPAAASVQLISDLARDTYGFNGYFTSDCDAVYEIQAGHHWQPPTASAPLDQYGRSAYAISAGEDLDCNWGYHDQYSYGNTVPTAIAQKIKTETDTFNVGDVDTSLTRLFTARIETGEFDDENQVPWVRAARQRLGGVTWTTSADNNAITETPERLAQAQQSAEQDLVLLKNDKVGDAPLLPMSVPEDKPFKVAVVGYFAHPQQLFTGGYSSIQTKAGAANNIDAYTGIKSAVQARDPQAQVDFLPGVTGGTTASKLTTVDPATISALKGYDAVVVVAGTDGSTASEDHDRTTTALPGAQAAMISQVEAANPRTVVYLQTVGAVDVRSFEATSPAILWSSYLGQRQGPAIANVLLGAVNPSGHLPFTWYTDDSQLPPITDYAIRPSQSAPGRTYMYYTGTPSFPFGHGLSYSDFRFSDLRVDKGSVKASGTISASATVTNTGDVAGAATPQLYVTTPFASAAAERPTKRLLAFDRVEVRPGKSVRVHFSAPASQLAFLDEKSQTMKVDRGTYGLQLAASSADVRARASVKVTGRLGRVPTTVSVRPVETGDPAADVAQRVAFDAGTRIDPQVTVATDDEALHGYISKGRSTPLPRGIRIRYRSDRRDVVAVSKGGTELRAVGPGVATVSVKASYHGRTVTTSFVVDVAPLQFTSNPTASFTAGTAGTYTVSTATTQSPTAQEVPSLSIVGKLPAGLTFTDNGDGTGTISGTPTAAGSATVKVQARNEVSPAASQTLTVTVG from the coding sequence ATGGTCAGCAGAAAACCTCGGCGCGCCGTCAAGACCGTCGGCATCGCCGTAGCAGCGAGCGCGCTCGCCACCATGGCGGTCGGCGCCAGCGCCTCCACCCACGCCTCCGCCACGCCGCCGGCGTCGCACGGCGCCGCCGTCTCCACTCCGATCTACCTCAACCGGTCCTATACGCCGGCGGAGCGGGCCGCGGACCTGATCTCCCGCATGTCCCTGGCCGAGAAGGCCCAGGAGATGAACAGCAGTCAGGCTCCGGCGATCCCGCGCCTCGGCATCGCCGCGTGGGGCTGGTGGAACGAGTCCAACCACGGCGTCAACGCCTCCACCATCACGCCCACAGGCAACGCCACCACGCTCACGAACACGACGTCGTACCCCTCCGACCTGTCCATGGGCAGCAGCTGGGATCCCCAGCTGGTCTACCGGGAGGCCTCCCTGATCGGCGACGAGGCCCGCGACACCGCGCCGGACAACCGGCTCAACCTCGACTTCTACGCTCCCACCGTGAACCTCTCGCGCGACCCGCGCTGGGGCCGCAACGACGAGAGCTGGAGCGAGGACCCCACCCTCACCGCCGCCCTCGCCGGTCAGTACGTCGACGGTCTGCAGGGGCAGACGCCCGGCGGCAAGCTGCCGAAGTCGGCCAACGGCTACTACAAGGCGATCGCGACGCTGAAGCACTACGCGGCCAACAACAGCGAGGTCAACCGCCGCACCGGCTCCTCCGACATGGATCAGCGGACGCTGCGGGAGTACTACACCAAGCAGTTCGCCGACATCATCGAACAGGCCCATCCCGGCTCGATCATGAGCTCCTACAACTCCGTCAACGGCGTCCCGGCAGCGGCCAGCGTCCAACTCATCAGCGACCTGGCCCGCGACACCTACGGCTTCAACGGCTACTTCACCTCCGATTGCGACGCCGTCTACGAGATCCAGGCCGGTCACCACTGGCAGCCTCCGACGGCCAGCGCTCCGCTGGACCAGTACGGCCGGTCGGCGTACGCCATCTCGGCGGGGGAGGACCTGGACTGCAACTGGGGCTACCACGACCAGTACAGCTACGGGAACACCGTGCCGACGGCCATCGCGCAGAAGATCAAGACCGAGACCGACACGTTCAACGTCGGCGACGTCGACACCTCGCTGACCCGGCTCTTCACCGCCCGCATCGAGACCGGCGAGTTCGACGACGAGAACCAGGTGCCGTGGGTGCGCGCGGCTCGCCAGCGGCTCGGCGGCGTGACGTGGACGACCTCGGCCGACAACAACGCCATCACCGAGACGCCTGAGCGGCTGGCCCAGGCGCAGCAGAGTGCCGAGCAGGACCTGGTCCTACTCAAGAACGACAAGGTCGGCGACGCCCCGCTGCTGCCGATGAGCGTGCCCGAGGACAAGCCGTTCAAGGTGGCGGTGGTCGGCTACTTCGCCCACCCGCAGCAGCTGTTCACCGGCGGCTACTCGAGCATCCAGACCAAGGCGGGCGCGGCGAACAACATCGATGCCTACACCGGCATCAAGTCGGCGGTGCAGGCGCGCGACCCGCAGGCACAGGTCGACTTCCTTCCGGGCGTCACCGGCGGCACCACGGCGTCGAAGCTCACCACCGTCGACCCGGCCACGATCTCGGCTCTCAAGGGCTATGACGCCGTCGTCGTCGTGGCGGGTACCGACGGCAGCACCGCCTCGGAGGACCACGACCGCACCACGACGGCGCTTCCCGGCGCTCAGGCGGCCATGATCAGCCAGGTCGAGGCGGCCAACCCGCGCACCGTCGTCTACCTGCAGACCGTCGGCGCTGTCGACGTACGCAGCTTCGAAGCGACCAGCCCGGCGATCCTCTGGAGCTCCTATCTCGGCCAGCGCCAGGGACCCGCTATCGCCAACGTGCTGCTCGGCGCGGTGAACCCGAGCGGTCACCTGCCCTTCACCTGGTACACCGACGACAGTCAGCTGCCGCCGATCACTGACTACGCGATCCGACCCAGCCAGTCGGCGCCGGGACGTACGTACATGTACTACACCGGCACGCCGAGCTTCCCCTTCGGCCACGGCCTGAGCTACAGCGACTTCCGCTTCTCCGACCTCAGGGTCGACAAGGGCAGCGTGAAGGCCTCGGGCACGATCAGTGCCTCCGCGACCGTCACGAACACCGGTGACGTCGCCGGCGCCGCTACCCCGCAGCTCTACGTCACCACGCCGTTCGCCTCCGCAGCCGCGGAGCGTCCGACCAAGCGGCTCCTCGCCTTCGACCGGGTGGAGGTGCGGCCCGGGAAGTCCGTGCGCGTGCACTTCTCCGCACCGGCCTCCCAGCTGGCCTTCCTCGACGAGAAGAGCCAGACAATGAAGGTGGACCGCGGCACCTACGGGCTGCAGCTGGCGGCCTCCTCCGCCGACGTCCGTGCGCGGGCTTCGGTGAAGGTGACCGGGCGCCTGGGCCGGGTGCCCACGACGGTGTCGGTCCGCCCGGTGGAGACGGGTGACCCGGCGGCCGACGTCGCGCAGCGGGTCGCCTTCGACGCAGGCACCCGGATCGACCCGCAGGTCACGGTCGCCACCGACGACGAGGCACTGCACGGCTACATCAGCAAGGGCCGGAGCACGCCGCTCCCGCGGGGCATCCGGATCCGCTACCGGTCCGACCGTCGCGACGTGGTCGCGGTGAGCAAGGGCGGTACCGAGCTCCGCGCGGTCGGCCCCGGTGTTGCCACGGTGAGCGTCAAGGCGAGCTACCACGGCCGGACCGTCACCACGTCCTTCGTGGTCGATGTGGCGCCGCTGCAGTTCACGTCGAACCCGACGGCGAGCTTCACCGCCGGTACGGCGGGCACCTACACGGTGTCCACCGCGACGACGCAGTCGCCGACAGCCCAGGAGGTGCCGAGCCTGTCGATCGTCGGCAAGCTGCCTGCCGGGCTGACGTTCACCGACAACGGCGACGGCACCGGAACCATCTCCGGCACTCCGACCGCCGCCGGCTCGGCGACGGTGAAGGTCCAGGCGCGGAACGAGGTGAGCCCGGCAGCGTCCCAAACGCTGACCGTCACGGTCGGCTGA
- a CDS encoding RHS repeat-associated core domain-containing protein, with amino-acid sequence MFGLQLVAVATVAGTASAATVTTGTGGQFVAATGRVMDTRNGTGTSTGVMTPGNWRSLQVAGLSQFNLPATGISSVQVTLTAVNPTGEGAIHVGATTSSTANALIYNDGVNGTVTNTAIVPVDGNGKIYLEATGSSTDLLVDLEGYYTAGAPAAAGYVPSPTPARIVDTRNGTGLPQAPLTNGSTPTITVAGHAGVPAGASAVFVNFEVLNGSTSAGYLLANAYGAPTSQSSLNFPGSVSTALGAVVPLSADGKMSVKYVGVSGSINLLVDIAGYFAPAGGTLAGGGQGAFTPAATRVVNSVTIPASTTQTFPVAGVNGVPVAGSGITAIAANVQLVNAGSAGGWLAVYADNAASAGAAIDDAPNSTRSNFVTVALGPDGGIKIQNGSPTDSVRVYVDVQGWYTSLSTNVVVNQQNTTQRQVNLKASTAGGGSWVTYKYRVGTAASTAFTPIPNSELTDSSNSSPTQPVTTSGSPAAFGAYTWNIADTLGTSTTDALVQVEACYGQSSTTADADLVCSMPSNITYSPAGFGMANATAGVGPGTLSLLTGDYQLSATDAAVASSVDGLSIGRSLTTLAPAAANTTATGVFGPGWSADLSGPSAGQGDLTPIDHHPQGYLEFTDASGYNAYYAATTSLTAYPITFAGVGDNAGDGESVKMTGASTITMADPDGTVTTWTKASTGAWQVSGITEAGSNTTATYTYNGTGLVTRIIAPTPAGLSTTCTNATADTTVGCRSLVLGYTTIAGASRLTTISASIPTGVSGYAPTPVEHYDYDSTGRLQDAYDPRISPHLVTSYTYDSTGRVARLTAPGINPWAFVYDGTGRLIKVQQAVPVTDPTTGTFAYQFATSTIVYGVPNAGIDGNLRPNLNASVTATWGESSDLPVDGDATAIFPPDHVPAGTTASTVGDSDWPYAAIHYLDVQGREVNTATYGANDWQIESTQYDTNGDDIWDLSASNRDQALNPTTGPSSPTDSYVAAITSPDPTTGQAASALRANLLATTTAYNPLDTSEVTDTYGPTHPVTLSTGAVVHARSHTSTTYDEGAPYSDVDPATGAAYRLSTTVVTDPYNVATNADSAYPDASTTTSGYTAIGSMSGQTVKSSDGTVLKDSSGNAVPLTGWSLGQATTSTVRMGATASAADMTATTVYDADGRTIQTRLPGDTTGTSPRATNTTYYTATGTGACVSPLSAGLVCQTAPGGQPSTGKPLPTTTEAYDAWGNTLTTAQTYGTGTGATVRTTTNTYDNAERPLTTGTSVTNAPSDNTDVPTVTITYDPNTGQVATKTSGTGTNAQSLTSVYNSVGALASYADATGNVTATGYDIDGRPITQTDNKGTVQLAYDSAGEHRGLVTSEDIGTTSNSRFTATYDADGNLTQTYPGGTTATGTYDNAGNQTVLTYTNNGSTLASFTQTFGTTNTGTDHVVAQASTVNGTPYSSQAFTDDAAGRLTTVADTYNGTCTTRKYGFGDPTSDAADYFDSNRTSLTSYPAATSGACSNSTTPTTTSYSYDQADRLTSDTTGGSTNTYAYDALGRTSTLPGGDATGIGSHNAANGGPTGDLTLGYYSNDMVATQAQGTGSNAATIGFTLDPDQNRISTQATTTAAGVKTITNHYDDGSDATAWTSTRKVDGTTVTKRYVDGIDGGLDAVVADDGTVKLDLTNLHGDTVATIDPDATSITSYHETTEFGLPRDPATAADDYGALGARKRSTDDLGGLTLMGVRLYNPATGHFLSTDPISGGNDNAYVYPADPIDGSDYTGRNHEANGAPSDQSVADNLGLNDPTLKYPYSGPEKTAAIKKAQGKDYIQSDWNKYNAKKVKNEKYAKQRNKEKRSNNNRKNGKSRNDADTSSSGSKTAAVLGTVAGAAAGLGGLLLKGDQAVAETGY; translated from the coding sequence GTGTTCGGTCTGCAGTTGGTCGCGGTGGCGACGGTGGCGGGTACTGCGTCGGCGGCGACGGTGACCACGGGGACCGGTGGTCAGTTCGTGGCGGCGACGGGGCGGGTGATGGACACCCGCAACGGCACCGGTACTTCCACCGGTGTCATGACCCCTGGCAATTGGCGCTCCCTGCAGGTGGCGGGTCTGAGCCAGTTCAACCTGCCAGCCACCGGCATCTCTTCAGTTCAGGTGACGCTCACGGCGGTGAATCCGACCGGCGAGGGTGCCATCCATGTCGGCGCCACGACCAGCTCGACGGCCAACGCCTTGATCTACAACGACGGCGTCAACGGCACCGTCACCAACACCGCGATCGTGCCGGTCGACGGGAACGGCAAGATCTATCTCGAAGCGACCGGATCCTCCACCGACCTGCTTGTGGACCTGGAGGGCTACTACACCGCCGGTGCACCAGCCGCGGCCGGATATGTGCCCTCACCCACGCCGGCGCGAATCGTCGACACCCGCAACGGCACCGGTCTACCGCAAGCCCCTCTGACGAACGGGTCCACCCCGACCATCACCGTGGCCGGTCACGCCGGCGTCCCGGCTGGCGCCTCGGCGGTGTTTGTGAACTTCGAGGTCCTCAACGGCTCGACCTCGGCCGGCTATCTGCTGGCCAACGCCTATGGGGCACCGACCTCGCAGTCCTCGCTGAACTTCCCCGGCAGCGTGTCCACCGCCTTGGGAGCCGTCGTGCCGCTCTCAGCCGACGGCAAGATGTCGGTGAAGTACGTCGGCGTGTCCGGCTCCATAAACTTGCTGGTCGACATCGCCGGATACTTCGCTCCCGCCGGGGGCACCCTGGCCGGAGGAGGACAGGGTGCCTTCACCCCGGCTGCGACCCGGGTCGTCAACAGCGTGACGATCCCGGCGTCCACGACGCAGACCTTTCCCGTCGCAGGTGTCAACGGAGTGCCTGTCGCGGGCAGCGGGATCACCGCGATCGCTGCCAACGTCCAGCTCGTCAATGCTGGCTCTGCCGGTGGCTGGTTGGCGGTCTACGCCGACAACGCGGCCAGTGCCGGCGCTGCGATAGACGACGCTCCGAACTCCACGCGCAGCAACTTCGTGACCGTGGCACTAGGACCCGATGGTGGCATCAAGATCCAGAACGGTTCACCGACCGACTCCGTGCGGGTCTATGTCGATGTCCAGGGCTGGTACACCAGCCTGTCGACCAACGTGGTGGTCAACCAGCAGAACACCACCCAACGGCAGGTCAACCTGAAGGCCTCGACGGCCGGTGGCGGATCGTGGGTGACCTACAAGTACCGGGTCGGGACCGCCGCATCGACGGCGTTCACCCCGATTCCGAACAGCGAGCTCACCGACAGCTCCAACTCCAGCCCGACCCAGCCCGTCACGACGAGCGGCAGTCCCGCAGCATTTGGCGCCTATACGTGGAACATCGCCGACACTCTTGGCACCTCGACCACCGACGCGCTGGTGCAGGTCGAGGCCTGCTACGGGCAGTCCTCGACCACCGCGGACGCCGATCTGGTGTGCTCGATGCCCTCGAACATCACCTACTCCCCAGCCGGGTTCGGCATGGCCAATGCCACCGCCGGCGTCGGGCCGGGCACCTTGTCGCTGCTGACCGGGGACTACCAGCTCTCGGCGACCGATGCCGCGGTCGCCTCCAGCGTCGACGGGCTCTCGATCGGACGCTCTCTGACCACCCTGGCACCCGCAGCAGCGAACACCACCGCGACCGGGGTCTTCGGTCCGGGCTGGTCGGCCGACCTGTCCGGCCCCAGTGCGGGCCAGGGAGACCTCACCCCGATCGACCACCACCCTCAGGGCTACCTGGAGTTCACCGACGCGTCGGGCTACAACGCCTACTACGCCGCCACCACGAGCCTGACCGCCTACCCGATCACGTTCGCTGGGGTGGGGGACAACGCCGGGGACGGCGAGTCCGTCAAGATGACCGGTGCTTCGACCATCACGATGGCCGATCCCGACGGCACGGTGACGACCTGGACCAAGGCCAGTACCGGTGCCTGGCAGGTGTCCGGCATCACCGAGGCCGGATCGAACACCACGGCGACCTACACCTACAACGGCACCGGTCTGGTCACCCGGATCATCGCGCCCACCCCCGCCGGGCTGTCCACGACCTGCACCAACGCGACGGCGGACACCACCGTCGGGTGCCGATCGCTAGTTCTCGGCTACACCACCATCGCTGGTGCCAGCCGCCTCACCACCATCAGCGCCTCCATCCCCACCGGTGTCAGCGGCTACGCCCCGACGCCGGTCGAGCACTACGACTACGACAGCACCGGTCGACTCCAGGACGCCTACGACCCGCGGATCAGTCCCCACCTGGTGACGTCCTACACCTACGACAGCACTGGACGCGTGGCCAGATTGACCGCCCCCGGGATCAATCCCTGGGCCTTCGTCTACGACGGCACTGGCCGGTTGATCAAGGTCCAGCAGGCGGTGCCTGTCACCGACCCGACCACGGGCACCTTCGCGTATCAGTTCGCGACCTCGACCATCGTCTACGGCGTCCCCAACGCCGGGATCGACGGCAATCTGCGTCCGAACCTGAACGCCTCAGTCACCGCAACCTGGGGCGAGTCCAGTGATCTACCGGTCGATGGTGACGCGACAGCGATCTTCCCCCCAGACCACGTCCCGGCCGGCACAACCGCCTCAACGGTGGGGGACAGCGACTGGCCCTACGCGGCGATCCACTACCTCGACGTGCAGGGTCGCGAGGTCAACACCGCCACCTACGGCGCCAACGACTGGCAGATCGAGTCCACCCAGTACGACACCAACGGCGACGACATCTGGGACCTCTCCGCCAGCAACCGTGACCAGGCCCTGAACCCGACCACCGGCCCGAGTAGCCCCACCGACTCCTACGTCGCGGCCATCACCAGCCCCGACCCGACGACCGGCCAGGCCGCATCAGCCCTGCGGGCGAACCTGCTGGCCACCACCACCGCCTACAACCCCCTCGACACCAGCGAGGTCACCGACACCTACGGCCCCACCCACCCCGTCACCCTGTCGACCGGTGCCGTGGTCCACGCCCGCAGCCACACCTCGACCACCTATGACGAGGGCGCCCCCTACAGCGACGTCGACCCCGCCACCGGCGCCGCCTACCGGCTGTCCACCACCGTGGTCACCGACCCCTACAACGTCGCCACCAACGCCGACTCGGCCTACCCCGACGCCTCCACCACCACCAGCGGGTACACCGCCATCGGATCGATGAGCGGTCAGACCGTGAAGAGCTCCGATGGAACAGTCCTCAAAGACTCCAGCGGCAACGCCGTTCCCCTGACCGGCTGGAGTCTGGGTCAGGCCACCACCAGCACGGTCCGGATGGGCGCTACCGCCTCCGCAGCGGACATGACCGCCACCACCGTCTACGACGCCGACGGACGCACCATCCAGACCCGCCTGCCCGGCGACACCACCGGAACCAGCCCGCGGGCGACCAACACGACCTACTACACCGCGACCGGTACCGGTGCTTGCGTGAGCCCGCTCTCGGCCGGTCTGGTCTGCCAGACAGCACCCGGCGGCCAGCCCTCCACCGGAAAGCCGCTCCCCACTACCACCGAGGCCTACGACGCCTGGGGCAACACCCTGACCACGGCGCAGACCTACGGCACCGGCACCGGCGCCACCGTGCGGACCACCACCAACACCTACGACAACGCCGAACGGCCGCTGACCACCGGCACCAGCGTGACCAACGCACCCTCGGACAACACCGACGTCCCGACCGTCACGATCACCTACGACCCGAACACCGGGCAGGTCGCCACCAAGACCAGCGGCACCGGTACTAACGCCCAGTCTTTGACCTCGGTCTACAACAGCGTCGGTGCGCTGGCCTCCTATGCCGACGCCACCGGGAACGTCACCGCTACCGGCTATGACATCGACGGACGTCCCATCACCCAGACCGACAACAAGGGCACCGTCCAGCTCGCCTATGACAGCGCCGGTGAACACCGCGGCCTGGTCACCAGCGAAGACATCGGAACCACCAGCAATTCGCGCTTCACTGCCACCTACGACGCCGACGGCAACCTCACCCAGACCTACCCCGGCGGCACCACCGCGACCGGGACCTACGACAACGCCGGCAACCAGACCGTCCTGACCTACACCAACAACGGCTCCACCCTGGCCTCGTTCACCCAAACGTTCGGCACCACCAACACCGGCACCGACCATGTGGTGGCCCAGGCCAGCACCGTCAACGGGACCCCGTACTCGAGCCAGGCCTTCACCGACGACGCCGCCGGCCGCCTCACCACTGTCGCTGACACCTACAACGGCACCTGCACCACCCGGAAGTACGGCTTCGGCGACCCGACCAGCGACGCTGCTGACTACTTCGACTCCAACCGCACCAGCCTGACCAGCTACCCCGCCGCCACCAGTGGCGCCTGCTCGAACTCGACCACCCCGACCACCACCTCCTACAGCTACGACCAGGCCGACCGCCTCACCAGCGACACCACCGGCGGCAGCACGAACACCTACGCCTACGACGCCCTCGGTCGCACCAGCACCCTGCCGGGCGGGGACGCGACCGGGATCGGGTCACACAACGCCGCCAACGGCGGACCCACCGGCGACCTCACCCTCGGGTACTACAGCAACGACATGGTCGCCACCCAGGCCCAGGGCACCGGCAGCAACGCGGCCACCATCGGGTTCACCCTCGACCCCGACCAGAACCGCATCTCTACTCAAGCCACCACCACGGCGGCCGGGGTCAAGACCATCACCAATCACTACGACGACGGCTCCGACGCCACGGCCTGGACCAGCACACGGAAGGTCGACGGCACCACCGTCACCAAGCGCTACGTCGACGGCATCGACGGTGGCCTGGACGCCGTCGTCGCCGACGACGGAACCGTCAAGCTCGACCTCACCAACCTCCACGGCGACACCGTTGCCACCATCGACCCCGACGCCACCAGCATCACCAGCTACCACGAGACCACAGAGTTCGGCCTCCCACGCGACCCCGCCACCGCAGCCGACGACTACGGGGCACTCGGCGCCAGAAAACGCTCCACCGACGACCTTGGCGGCCTCACCCTGATGGGCGTACGCCTCTACAACCCCGCCACCGGACACTTCCTCTCCACCGATCCCATCAGCGGGGGCAACGACAACGCCTATGTATATCCCGCCGACCCAATTGACGGCAGTGACTACACTGGGCGAAATCATGAGGCGAACGGCGCGCCGTCGGATCAAAGCGTGGCCGATAACCTCGGATTGAACGATCCGACGCTGAAATATCCGTATTCGGGCCCAGAAAAGACCGCGGCCATAAAGAAAGCTCAAGGCAAGGATTACATCCAGAGCGATTGGAACAAGTACAACGCTAAAAAAGTGAAAAATGAGAAGTACGCCAAACAGCGAAACAAGGAAAAGCGAAGCAATAATAACAGGAAAAATGGAAAGTCGCGCAATGACGCCGACACATCTAGTTCTGGAAGCAAGACGGCGGCCGTTCTCGGCACGGTCGCAGGTGCGGCGGCCGGCCTGGGCGGGCTCCTGCTCAAGGGAGACCAAGCCGTCGCTGAGACGGGGTACTAA
- a CDS encoding ROK family transcriptional regulator, giving the protein MTTTGREPLLSRNGQAVLAAVRARPRCSRADVARATGLSTSAVSMLVSTLISAGLLVELGVNHSAGGGRPSVSLGVAPEAGSLIGIHIGHAGLRVVLTALDGTLLAEQLHALDVDHEPAASLDRMASSTAALLADGIVDPTRILGAGVAVSAPVIDARSLGSPPMLLDWGGVDIGGILTERLGLPVHLGNDATLGALAEWRLGAGAGVDDLVYVMLGDGVGSGLVLGGRLHTGSSGTAGELGHLPVVSDGKICRCGARGCLETLVSKRALVAALAHTLGASASVEALLDLAEAGDRGATRLLGDAGRVLGTALAGVCTVTDPRLVVVGGDLTARPDTSDVLLEAARHALEAALPPVANHGVRIVRAALGARAEALGAALLAGTRTGAGLAPIR; this is encoded by the coding sequence GTGACCACCACGGGACGGGAGCCCTTGCTGAGCCGGAACGGCCAAGCGGTACTGGCGGCCGTCCGGGCGCGACCTCGCTGCAGCCGGGCCGACGTTGCCCGCGCTACCGGCCTGTCCACCTCCGCCGTCTCCATGCTGGTCAGCACCCTGATCTCTGCCGGACTGCTCGTCGAACTCGGTGTGAACCACTCCGCAGGCGGCGGCCGCCCCTCGGTCTCCCTCGGCGTGGCGCCCGAGGCAGGCTCCTTGATCGGCATCCATATCGGTCATGCGGGCCTGCGGGTCGTCCTCACCGCGCTCGACGGCACGCTGCTCGCCGAGCAGCTGCATGCCCTCGACGTCGACCACGAACCCGCGGCGTCGCTGGACCGGATGGCATCAAGCACCGCTGCACTCCTTGCCGACGGCATCGTGGATCCGACCCGGATCCTGGGTGCGGGCGTGGCCGTCTCGGCGCCCGTGATCGACGCGCGCTCTCTCGGCTCGCCGCCGATGCTGCTGGACTGGGGCGGTGTCGACATCGGTGGGATCCTCACCGAGCGTCTCGGTCTCCCTGTCCACCTCGGCAACGACGCCACCCTCGGTGCGCTGGCGGAGTGGCGCCTCGGTGCGGGTGCCGGCGTCGACGACCTGGTGTACGTGATGCTGGGCGACGGCGTGGGCAGCGGGCTGGTGCTGGGCGGACGGCTGCACACCGGATCCTCCGGGACCGCTGGCGAGCTCGGCCACCTGCCCGTGGTCAGCGACGGCAAGATCTGCCGATGCGGTGCCCGGGGTTGCCTGGAGACACTGGTCAGCAAGCGCGCGCTCGTCGCGGCGCTGGCCCACACGCTCGGCGCCAGCGCCTCGGTCGAGGCCCTGCTCGACCTCGCCGAGGCGGGCGACCGCGGCGCGACGCGGCTGCTCGGCGATGCCGGGCGCGTCCTCGGGACGGCCCTCGCCGGCGTCTGCACCGTGACCGACCCGCGGCTGGTCGTCGTGGGGGGCGACCTGACCGCACGCCCCGACACCAGCGACGTGCTCCTCGAGGCCGCGCGCCACGCGCTGGAGGCCGCCCTGCCCCCGGTGGCCAACCACGGCGTACGCATCGTGCGCGCCGCGCTCGGCGCTCGTGCGGAGGCACTCGGGGCAGCGCTGCTGGCCGGGACCCGGACCGGGGCCGGTCTCGCACCGATCCGCTAG
- a CDS encoding (R)-mandelonitrile lyase → MNLEPLTPTAQAPATNFTGRVYVNPLHAKQEPSQLIASIVRFTPGARTNWHSHANGQLLHCTDGSGLVVTRDGTVIRMRAGDTVWTAPGEEHWHGGTSQNMMCHIAMLEGSDGGDGTTWLEPVADEEYQAAQA, encoded by the coding sequence ATGAACCTCGAACCCCTCACCCCGACCGCCCAGGCACCTGCCACCAACTTCACCGGCCGTGTCTATGTCAACCCCCTGCACGCAAAGCAAGAACCCTCCCAGCTGATCGCGAGCATCGTGCGATTCACTCCCGGCGCCCGGACCAACTGGCACTCCCACGCCAACGGTCAGTTGCTCCACTGCACCGACGGTTCCGGGCTAGTCGTCACCCGCGACGGCACCGTGATCCGCATGCGCGCCGGCGACACCGTGTGGACCGCACCAGGCGAGGAACACTGGCACGGCGGCACCAGCCAGAACATGATGTGCCACATCGCCATGCTCGAAGGGTCAGACGGCGGCGACGGCACGACCTGGCTCGAGCCGGTGGCCGACGAGGAGTATCAAGCCGCGCAGGCATGA